Proteins encoded by one window of Candidatus Bathyarchaeota archaeon:
- a CDS encoding site-specific integrase: MSLIEFLDSVQNPNTKKEYRYGIKKFCEWYGKSAEETLEIRKDDLTQRAGENLIEYKNRSVRFGKEIEKFHSYLLSQGYSINTSRNLTIGIRQLFRFYQMPVRIRAGSKVTKTVKTTKSFPLRIEHVRKMFEVADLRERIILSMATDLGLRISDFIKLKKDDLPSLNQEPPIPFDLMTGKEKVIAHGFLSQETVDLLRVYLPTLERKKGNHYLFPSNGNRHISDEWLNRLLQRLAEKCKIAMNGKSLTFHCFRKMLLSAAIDSGIGLTAGKKLCGKAITQSDDTYLTTVNLQQKFRQLKKFQTIKEQPKVDIEKVESLKSAVNKLQEELTRQKLITDTISEENIRTKHELGRLEPLVEFADLFETTEAFQGFLENLRRSFQVDSSGNQNMIVQLNMQVPELVRQKITETVRIEGLSNLKAFEKVINEALQDSEKKLKRQPRDYSK; encoded by the coding sequence TTGAGTTTAATAGAGTTCTTAGATTCAGTGCAAAATCCAAACACCAAAAAAGAATACAGATATGGAATCAAGAAGTTCTGTGAATGGTATGGCAAAAGCGCAGAAGAAACCCTTGAAATAAGAAAAGATGACCTAACCCAGAGAGCAGGAGAAAACCTCATTGAATACAAGAACAGGTCTGTAAGGTTCGGAAAAGAAATAGAAAAGTTTCACAGCTACCTTTTGTCACAAGGATATTCAATTAATACTTCAAGAAACCTGACCATTGGAATAAGGCAGCTTTTCAGATTTTACCAAATGCCTGTAAGAATCAGAGCAGGAAGCAAAGTCACAAAAACAGTCAAGACAACCAAAAGTTTCCCCCTAAGAATTGAACACGTCAGAAAAATGTTTGAAGTTGCAGACCTCAGAGAAAGAATCATTCTAAGCATGGCTACAGACCTAGGGCTAAGAATAAGCGACTTCATCAAACTCAAGAAAGATGACCTGCCATCATTGAACCAAGAACCACCAATCCCCTTTGATTTAATGACAGGCAAAGAAAAAGTAATAGCACACGGGTTCTTGAGCCAAGAGACTGTAGACCTTCTTAGAGTTTACCTGCCCACATTAGAAAGAAAGAAGGGCAATCATTACCTGTTTCCCTCTAATGGAAATCGTCACATTTCAGATGAATGGCTTAACCGACTGTTACAGAGGCTAGCTGAAAAATGCAAAATTGCTATGAATGGTAAAAGCTTAACTTTCCATTGTTTCAGAAAAATGCTTCTCTCTGCAGCCATAGATTCAGGAATTGGCTTGACAGCAGGCAAAAAACTCTGTGGAAAAGCCATCACTCAGTCTGACGACACCTACTTGACAACCGTTAATCTCCAACAGAAGTTCAGGCAACTGAAAAAGTTCCAGACCATAAAAGAACAGCCAAAAGTAGATATTGAGAAAGTCGAGTCTTTAAAGAGTGCAGTAAACAAGCTTCAAGAGGAGCTGACTCGGCAAAAACTGATAACGGATACCATCTCTGAGGAGAATATTAGGACGAAGCATGAACTTGGGAGACTGGAACCGCTGGTTGAGTTTGCAGACCTTTTTGAAACTACAGAAGCGTTTCAAGGATTCTTGGAAAACCTAAGAAGGAGTTTTCAGGTTGACAGTTCAGGCAATCAAAATATGATAGTTCAGTTAAATATGCAGGTTCCTGAGCTTGTGCGTCAGAAGATTACAGAGACCGTGAGAATCGAAGGGTTGTCAAATTTGAAGGCATTTGAGAAAGTCATAAATGAAGCTCTTCAAGACTCTGAAAAGAAATTGAAGCGTCAACCCCGTGACTACTCCAAATAA
- a CDS encoding MFS transporter: MRFTENLKEQFPFIKGNYLILIISWILMDFAGELPGTYYPDYVIQLGGSATIIGLISLVSMLCLASVQLPGGYLADKYGRRWLVSTMTFGVAFSYIFYAVAPTWHFILIGAAIQNLCLIYQPALMATMADSLPPEKRGMGFSILNLIMSVATTPAPLVALFLISTYGSETGMRIAYTIVTIFFIVAAIVRLKLTESMKETEKATLNDILHSYPESLRQGLSVWKAVPRSTLFLFFSTIIMRAAFAMVMGLFLVYGFYVLQIGGAPQPQIFTLAMDPALQNARVLWGYVMIAVFLAMIVMSLPVGKLLDKAGRKIPLIMSGLLMIPSILLFIYGNYITLFIAMPLLGLAQLLGFSAYQSLFADLVPQAQRGKVTGSMHFFTYIFMAFGGLAGGLLYDNVSPQIPFLIMLILIILSILITIFRIKEPQPEEREA, encoded by the coding sequence ATGAGATTCACCGAAAATCTCAAGGAACAGTTCCCGTTCATCAAGGGAAATTATTTGATACTCATAATAAGCTGGATTCTAATGGATTTTGCAGGTGAACTGCCGGGAACTTACTATCCGGATTATGTGATCCAACTTGGCGGAAGTGCCACAATTATAGGATTGATCTCTCTTGTTTCGATGTTGTGTCTAGCTTCTGTTCAACTCCCCGGAGGCTATTTGGCTGACAAGTATGGTAGGCGTTGGTTAGTCTCAACAATGACATTTGGGGTAGCTTTTTCGTACATTTTCTACGCAGTAGCACCAACTTGGCACTTCATTTTGATTGGAGCCGCAATACAAAACCTTTGTCTGATTTATCAACCAGCACTGATGGCGACGATGGCAGATTCCTTGCCGCCAGAAAAGCGAGGAATGGGATTCTCTATTCTAAATCTTATAATGAGTGTTGCAACGACTCCGGCTCCGTTAGTGGCTCTCTTCTTGATATCAACCTACGGCTCAGAGACTGGCATGCGAATAGCGTACACCATTGTCACGATATTCTTTATTGTTGCAGCGATTGTGCGGCTAAAATTAACTGAGAGCATGAAAGAAACTGAAAAGGCCACTCTAAATGACATACTACACTCCTATCCGGAATCTCTAAGACAAGGATTAAGCGTTTGGAAAGCAGTGCCACGTTCAACATTGTTCTTGTTCTTCTCCACCATTATCATGCGTGCAGCATTTGCAATGGTGATGGGGCTCTTCTTGGTCTACGGGTTCTATGTTCTTCAAATAGGGGGAGCCCCGCAACCACAGATTTTCACACTTGCGATGGATCCCGCTCTCCAAAACGCGCGCGTTCTCTGGGGTTATGTTATGATCGCTGTATTTCTAGCGATGATAGTTATGTCGTTACCTGTAGGAAAGCTGCTCGATAAGGCTGGCAGAAAAATCCCGTTAATAATGTCCGGTCTCCTGATGATCCCCTCCATTTTGCTTTTCATTTATGGGAATTACATCACCCTTTTCATAGCAATGCCCCTTCTCGGACTCGCCCAACTTCTAGGTTTCTCAGCTTATCAAAGCTTGTTTGCAGATCTTGTCCCCCAAGCACAGAGAGGAAAAGTCACAGGCTCAATGCACTTCTTCACCTACATATTCATGGCTTTTGGAGGACTTGCTGGCGGGCTCTTGTACGACAATGTATCCCCGCAAATCCCCTTTCTAATCATGCTCATCCTAATCATCCTGTCAATTCTCATAACGATCTTTCGCATTAAAGAACCCCAACCTGAAGAAAGAGAAGCCTAG
- a CDS encoding proteasome assembly chaperone family protein gives MASKNEIPEVKIVETEKIKLKNPLVILGFAGVGLVGGIAVAHIIEQLEMREIAHLRSRYIPPAVVFMKGKLRHPFRIHSNKTGKLCTVISEIPLRSDGAYPISSTLLEWIEAKGAKELVVLEGFSVNHFPKERKVFCAAEPETIKKYQEKGVRMITAGIVQGIAGSILDECLSRKISGTALLTPAVSFIPDPEGAAALINTLNRIYNLKVDIKELLNKAEEIKQRLQDLAERHRKMREAEEKSGVPERVYI, from the coding sequence TTGGCAAGTAAAAACGAAATCCCTGAAGTCAAGATCGTTGAAACTGAAAAAATCAAATTGAAAAACCCTCTTGTCATTCTAGGTTTCGCCGGAGTCGGATTAGTAGGAGGAATAGCAGTTGCCCACATCATCGAACAGCTAGAGATGAGGGAAATCGCCCACTTACGATCCAGATACATTCCGCCAGCAGTGGTCTTCATGAAAGGCAAACTAAGACACCCCTTCAGAATACACTCCAACAAAACAGGCAAACTCTGCACAGTCATTTCCGAAATTCCACTTCGCTCAGACGGAGCCTACCCAATATCCTCCACGCTTTTAGAATGGATAGAGGCAAAAGGAGCAAAGGAACTTGTAGTTTTAGAAGGATTCAGCGTTAACCATTTCCCAAAAGAGCGAAAGGTATTCTGCGCCGCAGAACCCGAAACAATTAAGAAATATCAAGAAAAAGGCGTAAGAATGATAACTGCGGGAATCGTTCAAGGAATTGCCGGCAGCATCCTAGACGAATGCCTATCCAGAAAAATCTCTGGAACCGCCCTTCTGACCCCAGCAGTCTCGTTTATCCCCGACCCCGAGGGCGCAGCAGCACTAATAAACACCTTAAATCGAATCTATAACTTGAAAGTTGACATTAAGGAGCTTCTAAACAAAGCAGAAGAAATCAAACAGAGATTACAGGATCTTGCCGAACGCCATCGAAAAATGAGAGAAGCAGAAGAA